CTCGGCGCCGTAGCGGCAGTTGCCTTTGAGGAGGGTGACCACTTCCCAGCCGTGCTCCTTGGCGACGGGCCCCAGCGCCGCCATGTACTGCTGCGCATGCGAATCGCCCAGCACCACGATCCGTTTTGTGACCACGTCAGGCTTGCTGTTCTGAAGGCAGCCGGACAGCAGCGGATCACTGGGGACGTTGCCGTCAATGCAGAGGCCGTCGATGTCCGCCCACTCGTTCTTCATGGCGGCCGGCGCGGGGATGATCTTCGCTTCGGGCGTCGGCTTGCCGACGTTTTCCGGCGCCAGCGCAGCGGCCCCCGGGGTCAGTTCCCTGGGCTGGGCCGCGACGGCGGCTTCATCGGCGGTCAGCTTGGTCTGCCACAGCGACACCGGTCCCGCGAGCAGTGCGCCACACGCCACGATCACGACGGCGTTCCGCCAGGTCCGGCGCTGCGGCCAGTGCCAATCGCGCAACGGCTTTTCCACGAAACGGGTGGTGAGCACTGCCATCACCACGGAAGCTGCCACGACGGCAAGCCCCTGGACGAGGTTGGGCGACGCCACTCCGGTGCCCGCGAGGACCAGGACCAGGACCGGCCAGTGCCAGAGGTAGAGGGCGTAGGAATTGTCCCCGAGCGCAACCAGTGGCTTGGCACTCAGGATCCGGTCCACGCCGAACCTGCTGCCGCTCTGGCCGGCGACAATGATCGCCGCGGCCGCCAAGGTTGGCCACAGCGCCGCAAAACCGGGGAATGACCGGTCCACCGTGAGCAGCAGGCCGCAGGAGATCATGGCGGCCACGCCGGCCCACCCCAGGATCACGCGAAAGGCCCTCCCGGGCTTCAGGTAGGGAAGGGCCAGCGCCAGCAGGGAGCCCAGTGCGAACTCCCACAGCCGCGTCCGGGTATCAAAGTAGGCATAGGCCTGGTTCGTGGCGGTCTGGTCAATGGAGTAGACCAGTGAGGTTACAAAGATTGCCCCGAAGGCAACGGCCAGCAGTAGCCGGTAGCTGACAGCCGTCCGGCGGCGCACCGCCCGGTGCAGCACGGCAACGCCAGCGAATACCAGCGGCCACAGGATGAAAACCTGCCCTTGGATGGACAGCGACCAGAAGTGCTGCAGGGGGCTCGCGCCCGAGTGGTCCTGGGCGTAGTAATCAACGGCCGAGTCCGCGAGCAACCAGTTCTGCCGATAGAGCAGGGATGCCCACGCCTGGTCCAGGACTTCCGGCCAGCGGCTTTGCGGCAGGATGGCCCAGGTGCCGATCAGCACGCCCAGGATCACGACGACGGCGGCCGGCAGCAGCCGCTTGAAGAGGTGCAGCCAGTGACTGACCAGCCTGAGGGGTCCGCCGCCTTCCACCTTGCGCACGAACGAAAGCGTCAGCAGGAACGCGGAGATGAGCAGGAAGATGTCCACGCCGCCGGACACGCGCCCCAGCCAGACGTGATAGGTAACCACCATCAGCACGGCGAGCGCCCGGAGGCCCTGGACCTCGGGGCGGTAACCCTTTTTGGCTGCCTTATTAGCGCCGGTAGCTGTCCTCGGTTCGGGCGAGGGCCCCTCGGGGGAGGTCCGCGCCGTGCTGGTGGTTTCCGTCGTGGGAGTCGTCGTCATTAATTGTTCCAGCCGGTTGCTGCCAGAAACTCCTTCTCGAAGTAGGGGGTGATGCTGTCCATGTACGTCCGCGTGACGTGGTTGTCGTCCTTGTAGACGATCACGTTCCCGATGACCGCCGGGCAGGTCTCGCCCTGGCAGAAGAAGCGACTGAAATCGAGGAACTTCGTGCCCGGCACCTGCCCCGCTATGGCCGCATCCGGGGATTCAGGCAGGTAGCTGTCGGCCGTCTTGGCAGCACATGCCGCATAGTTGTCCGGATTGTCCTCCAGGCAATCCGGAACTGCCGAGGGCATGCGCGGGGTGTCCCGCAACGCGACCACCGGGATGCCGGCGTCGTTGATTTTCTTGATCTCCGGCACCCAGGCCGGGTCCATGAATTCCGTCTTATTCGGGTTCGGGTCAGTCCTGGTACTGGTGGTCACCACGAGGTCCGGTTTCATGTCCAGGACCTTCTTGAGGGTCTCCTTGTTGAAGTCCAGGCAGCCTTCGGAAAGCTCGGGCGCGGCCGCATCCGTCACCGGGCAGTAGCCCTTGGTGATGGCCTCCACTTTCCAGTTGTACTTGTCAGCCAGGGTGAGTATGGGCGTGGCCCAGACGTGGGCGTGCGAACTGCCGATGATGACCAGGGTCTTGCCCGCATCCGATTTGCCGTTGGTGCAGACGTTTGTGAGTTTCTTTTCATCCGCGGTGCAGCCACCTTGGTACTGCGGCCACTCTTCGGCCACCGTCGTGAGGCTGGGCAGGAGCGGAGCGGATTTGTCCGCACCGTCCACGTAGGCCGGATCCAGCACCCGGGCGCCGGGGTTGTTGGCCCAGGCCTGGCTCGCGGCGGCGGCCGTGGCACTGTTGATCTGGAACTGCCAGCCGGCCAGCGGAACTGATGCCGTAGCCACGGCGGCAGCAACGGCAATGATTGCCCGGCGGCGGTTGACTTCGGGCCACTTCCATTCGCGCCAGGGTTTCTCGACAAACCTGGTGGTCAGGTAGGCCAGGCCCATCGACACGACAATGATCACGGTTCCGGAGAGCGGTCCCGCGTGGTCCCGGCCTGTTGCTGCCAGGGAGATGACAAGGATGGGCCAGTGCCACAGGTACAGGGCATAGGAGTTGTCCCCGAGACGGACCAGGGGGCCGGCGCTCAGGATCCTGTCCACGCCAAACCGGCTGCCGGTTTGGCCGGCCGCGATAACGCAGGCAGCTGCGAGGGTGGGCCACAGCGCGGCGATGCCCGGGAAGGCCGCCTGGACATTCAGCAGGATTCCGCAGCTGAGCATGGCCACTACCCCCAGCCAGCCAAGGACTATCCGGCCGGTCCGGGGAATCCGGAGCCCGGGCAGGAGCAATGCCACGAGGGTGCCAAGGGCGAATTCCCACAGCCGCGCACCGGTATCGAAATAGGCCTGCGCCTGGTTGGTGAGCGTGAAGATGATCGAGTACACGAGCGACACCAGGAAGATGCCGGCGAAGATGTAGGACAACAGGATCCGGTAGTGCAGCCGGTACCGCTTCGCGATGAGGGCTGCGGCGGCGAAGATCAGCGGCCACAGGATGAAAACCTGCCCCTGGATGGAGAGGGACCAGAAGTGCTGGAACGGGCTGGCCAGGCTGTGGTCAGTGGCGTAGTAGTCGGTGGCCTGCAACTGCAGGAGCCGGTTTTCCGCATAGAACAGGGAAGCCCAGCCTTGGTCGATGACATCCAGCCACCGAGTCCGCGGCAGGAAGACGAAGCTCGCGGCCAGGACGGCGATGATGACGGTGACAGCCCCCGGAAGGAGCCGCCGGAAAAGGTGGAGCCAGTGCTTGAACAGTGCCATTGGCCGGCCCTGCTCGTAGCGGCCCACGAACTGCAGGGTCATAAGGAAGGCCGAGATCAGCAGGAACACGTCGACCCCGCCGGACACCCGGCCGAACCACACGTGGTACGTGACCACCATGAGCACTGCCAGTGACCGCAGGCCCTGGATTTCGGGCCTGAACTTTGATTTTCGGCTTGCTTGGACACCGGCGCCACTGCGGCGCGGCGAGGCCAGGGCTCTCGCTAAAGACATAGAAAAACCCTTCAGGCGGACAACCAAAGCATCCATGTTACCGAATCGTAATTTTCAGCGCGAATCGCCTGCGCCGACGGAAATGCCCCCGCCTCCCATTAAGGCACTGCAAGCTGGGAGTATCCAGAGCCTGCCTCCAGTCCCTAAAGGGTCCGGGAAACTAGGCTGGCTCCTGGGCCGGATGGCGAAGCCGGCAAACACTAAGGAGTGGACAACGTGATCGTTCAGGTGCGCATCTGCATACCAGCGGAACTCTCCGACCTGGTGGTGGAAAGCTGCACACAGCAAACCGGAACGGCGGAAGTGGCCGTGCACAAGGGTGCGTCAGTCCAGCCGCCCGGCGATGTCGTGGTGGTCCACGTGGCCAGGGAATCGGTGGAGGAGCTGCTGGAAAAGCTGCATGTCCTGAAGGCCCAGGAGCTGGGCTCCATCGCCATCACCATGCCGGAGCTCGTGCTCTCGCGGCGTGCGGACCTGGCCGAGGCGGCGGCACCCGGCGACGGGGCCGACGCGATGATCTGGGACGAGGTGACCGGCCGGACGGGCGAGGATGCGCGCCTCACCTGGAGCTATTTGGCGTTTCTGGTTTTGGCGACGCAGCTGGCCGCGATCGGCATCGTCACGGATTCGACCATCGCCATTGTCGGGGCCATGGCGGTCGGGCCGGAGTTCGGTCCCCTCGCAGCCTTGGCTGTCGCGCTGGCCCAGCGCAAATGGAAGCTGGGACGCAGTGCCGCACTGGCGCTCGGTGTCGGCTTTCCCGTGGCGATGCTCCTGGCGGCGCTGACCGCATGGCTGTCGGTGCCGCTGGGACTGTTTCCCGCCAACACCCTCGACACCGGATCTGCCGTGGAGTTCATCTACCATCCCGGCCCGTACTCGCTGATCGTTGCAGTGCTGGCCGGCGCCGCCGGGATGCTCTCCATGATCAGCCGGCGCTCGGCCGCCCTGATCGGCGTATTCATCTCAGTCACCACCGTACCCGCGGCGGGTTTCGTGGCTGTTGCTCTGGTCCTTGGCGAGTACCAGAAGGCGGCAGGATCGGCGATACAGCTGCTGCTGAACCTCGTGGGCATTGTGGCAGCCGCCGTTGCCGTGCTTGTTTTCTACCGTGTGATCAGCAGGAGACTGCCGGAGAGCATGGCACGGCGGCTGCGGAGCCAGGCACTGCGCGCCCAAAGCTAGCCCGCCCCGGAGGGCGGACCGCCTACGGCAAAGAAGCAGCCCGGATCTGTCCGGCGAGGTAGCGGGCGTCCCGGCATGAGCCCGGCAGCGTGGCCGACGCCGCGGCGTACATGAATTCCTCCCCCAGGAAGTAGAGGCCGGGCATGTCGGTGGCCACACCGCGGTGCTGCCTGGGCCGCCCGTCGCCGTCGAACACCCTGGGTTCCATCCAGTCGAAGGATTCCCGGTAGCCGGTGCACCAGATCACATTGGACACATCCAGGGGCTGGCTGCCACCAGCGGCTTTCCATCCATCACACCTGTCACACGCGGGACGAACTCGACGCCGGCGGCAGCGAGGTCTTTGCTTTTGGTCCTGATCAGTGGGTTAGCGTGCGCCAGCACGTGCGGTGCGGCCTTCCGGCCAAACGGAGTATCGAGCGTGAGCACATGGAGCCCGAGGAACCGCACCAGGGGCAGGACGAAGCGCGCCGCGGCCCGTCCGTGCCGCACCGGCAACTCGCCGCTCGGCTTTCCGGCTACGACTGTGGGGTGGGTCCGGCTGACCTCCAGCGCAATTTCCGCTCCCGAGTTGCCCAGGCCCACTACCAGGACGGCGCCGTTCTGGAGCTGGCCCGGATTCCGGTATTCGCTGGAGTGGAGCTGAGTGATGGACGGAGCGAGTCCTGACGCGAAGTCCGGGAGCTTGGACGCCTGGGTGGATCCGGTGGCCACGACGACGGTGCCGGCTTCCCACCGGCGGCCGTCCGAGGCGGCAACGTAACGTCCCTGTTCGTGCCACAGCCTCTCAACCCGGATGCCCGTGCGGACCGGAAGGTCAAATACGGCGGCATAGGCCTCAAGGTAGTCCGCGAGCTCATCCTTGGTGGGAAAGGACAATCCGTCTCCCGGAAATCGCATGCCGGGCAGGCCGTCATACTTTGCCGGCGTGAACAGCCTCAGGGTGTCCCAGCGTTGCCGCCAGGCGTCGCCGATTCGAGGGTTCGCATCCAGGATCAGGAATTTCCGGCCCTGCCGCTTGAGATAGTGGCCCATCGCGAGACCGGCCTGTCCCCCTCCGATGACGAGGGTGTCAAGCATTTCGCCTGACCCGCCGTCGTTCCTGGTGTTCATTGTGGTGCCTCCTGTTCGTTTACCACGGACTGATTGGATGAACTTTCCCGGCTGTCCACGGCCTCCCTCGCATCCGGGCCGTGCGCTTCATTCCTGTAGCGCAACCACCACACGAGCATCAAGGCGGACGCCAGCACGTACACCACGTGAAGCAGCCAGATGGGGCCGGCGGGCAGGTTGAACACGTACACCGAGTGGACGGTGTTGGCCACGTTGCTTAGGACCAGGTTGCCCAGGCTGTAGGATGCCAGATCCTTCGTCCGCGCAGCCTTGAGCAGCATCGGCAGCATTCCTATGGCGAACAGCACAGTCGAGAAGGTGCCGGCCAGGACGGGAAGGTTCATAGTTCGACAGTAGGACCGCAGCCCGGAGCCCCGCGTCGGCAGAATTATGCATCTTGGTCCGGGACGGACTGGGTAGTTCTGCGCAGTCCGCGGCTCAGCCTGTCAGTCCGTGTTCGTAGGCATACCGGGTGGCGGCGACCCTGGACTGCAGCCCGAGCTTAAGGAAGATGTTGCTGATATGGCGGGCAACAGTCTTCTCACTCAGATAGAGCTCACCCGCGATCACACGGTTGGCCTTGCCGGCCGCCACGAGGCGGAGCACTTCCAGTTCACGCGGCGTGAGGGGCGTGGCGGGCCTGCCCGGCGCCTGGGCGTGCTGGAGCGAGGCGGCCCACGCGGCCGCCGGGGCTGCGCCGAGGGCAAGGAACTCCGCCTGGGCTGCCTCAAAATCCATCACTGCCGAATTGTCGTCGCCCGATGCGCGGCAGGCTTGGCCCACCAGGGCGCGGCAGCGTGCTGCCTCGAACGGAACGCCCAGTTCCCGCCACAGCGTCCATGCCCGTCGCAGGACATGCTGCGCCCGGACAGGTTCGCCTTCGGCGACGAGGACGGCACCGTCGGCCTGGTGGGAGGCGGCCTCAACCATGGGTGTCGCGTAGTCCTGCACCGCCAAGGCCAGCTCATCGGCGGACCGCCGTGCCGCGGCAATATCCCCAGCGGCCAGTTCTATTTCAACAAGGGCCGGCAACAGGTGGCGGCGGGTGGCGAGGTCAGCGGCGTCGGCTGCCCTGCGGACGAGCGTCTGCGCGGCGGCGGTGTCACCGAGGGCCAGCTTCAGCAGGGCGAGCCCCGGCTGTGGCTCGTAACCGCTGTGCCCGGCCTGCCGGTAGGATTCCTCCGCCGCGGCGAACTCACCCCTCAGCCGTTCCACCTCGCCCTGCTGGTAGTAGCCTCCGTAAAGTGCTTCGTAGTCCCCCGCGGCAGACAGTGCCTGCGCCGCCTTCGCCGCGCCGGCGGCTTCGGACCAGGCTCCGTGCAGGCGGTACAGTTCGGCGCGGTGCGCCTGGCACTGGCCGCTGAAGAGGACCATGTCCGGCCGTCCGCCGCACCAGCGGTCCAGGGCCGCCGTCCATTCGAGGGCGCGGCGCAGGTCGAACGCCAGGTGGCAGTTGCCGATCACGGCGCAGTAGATGATTCCCGACGGAACCGGTGACAGCTCCCCGGCGGTGACGGCAACCATCACCTCGTCAAAAAGCCTGAGGCCCGCGTTGGCGTCCCCGAGCATGAGGGTGGCCTGGCCGGTGCCCAGCAACGAGAGCGAGATGATATCCCGGTCCTGGAACCTTTCCGCGATGGCGAAGGCCTGTCCGAAAACCTGAAGCGCACCGGCAGGGTCACCGCCGAACAACATGCCCAGTGCCGTGGGAATCAACAGCAGGCCCTCGACGGCGCAGGGTTCGTTCAGCTCATCGACGAGGCGCCCGGCACGGGCAAACCAGCCCGCGCTGCGCGCGATCCCGCCCGTGTCCATGAGGTGCATTCCGAGCCATCCGGCGCAGCGTGCGGCGCTGGCCACATCGCCGATGACGAGATACTCCTCATGGGCGCGGGTAAGGGTGTCAATCCCGGCGGCCGTTTTTCCGGTGAGGATTTCCGCGGTGGCCAGCCGCTCGAGATCAGGCGGAGGGAGTCCGCCCCTCCGGTCGGCGTCCAGGAAGTGCTCGAAGGCCTCGGTCCAGCGATGCTCCTCGAAGGCGGAACGGCCCCGGTCAAGACCGGCTTCAGACGATGCCATGGTGCCTCCCCGCGGATCCGCCCGGCCTCGCCGGCACGGTCAGCGTCCCTTCTTTAAGCGCCACGGTACGCCGGGCCTGCCGGGGGCACAAGCTCTGCCAGCGCGCCCGGAATGGAAGGCAAATGGGCACGAAAAAGCCGGCCCGGCGGAGGCCGGGCCGGCCTTTACTGCATTGGCTGCAAGCTAGTGCTTGTGGCCTGCGTGCTCGTCCTCGTCGGCCGGCTTTTCAACAACGAGGGTCTCGGTGGTGAGAACCAGCGCTGCGATGGAAGCGGCGTTGCGGAGGGCTGCGCGCGTCACCTTGACGGGGTCGATGACACCGGCGGCGATGAGGTCCTCGTAGTCGCCGGTTTTGGCGTTGAAGCCCTGGTTGACGGCAGACTCGGCAACCTTGGCCGCGACGACGTAGCCGTCGAAGCCGGCGTTCTGGGCAATCCAGCGCAGCGGCTGGACCAGTGCGCGGCGGACGATGCCCACAGCAGCAGCTGCGTCACCTTCGAGAGCCGTGACGGAGGGATCCTCGTCCAGTGCCTTCAGGGCGTGGATGAGGGCGGAGCCGCCACCGGCCACGATGCCTTCTTCGAGGGCAGCGCGGGTTGAGGACACTGCGTCCTCGATGCGGTGCTTCTTTTCCTTCAGCTCGACCTCGGTGGCTGCGCCGACCTTGATCACGCCGATGCCGCCGGCCAGCTTGGCCAGGCGTTCCTGCAGCTTTTCCTTGTCCCAGTCGGAGTCGGTGCGGGTAACTTCGGCGCGCAGCTGGGCAACCCGTGCTGCAACGTCCTCGGCCGATCCGGCGCCGTCAACGATGGTGGTGTTGTCCTTGGTGACCGTGATGCGGCGGGCGGTACCCAGCACCTCCAGGCCAACGGAATCCAGGCTGAGGCCCAGTTCCGGGGAGACAACCTGTGCACCGGTGAGGGTGGCGATGTCCTGCAGCATTGCCTTGCGGCGGTCACCGAAGCCGGGAGCCTTGACCGCAACAACGTTCAGGGTGCCGCGGATGCGGTTGACGATCAGCGTGGACAGGGCCTCGCCCTCGACGTCCTCGGCAATGATGAACAGCGGCTTGGAGCTCTGCAGCGCCTTCTCCAGCAGCGGCAGGAAGTCCTGGATCGAGGAGATCTTGCCCTGGTTGATCAGGATGAGTGCGTCTTCAAGGACTGCTTCCTGGCGTTCCGCGTCGGTGACGAAGTACGGGGACAGGTAGCCCTTGTCGAACTGCATGCCCTCGGTGAGGACCAGCTCGGTCTGCGTGGTGGAGGACTCCTCGATGGTGATCACACCATCCTTGCCGACCTTGCCGAATGCCTCGGCCAGGAGCTCGCCGATCTCATCGCTCTGGGCCGAGATGGCTGCAACGTTCGCAACCTGCGTGCCTTCAACGGGACGGGCGTTCTCCAGCAGGCGGGCTGCAACGGCTTCGACGGAAACCTCGATGCCGCGCTTGATCTGGCCGGGAGCGGCGCCAGCAGCAACGTTGCGCAGGCCTTCCTTGACCAGTGCCTGTGCGAGCACGGTGGCGGTGGTGGTGCCGTCACCGGCAACATCGTTGGTCTTCGTGGCGACTTCCTTGGCCAGCTGCGCGCCGAGGTTTTCGTACGGGTCGTCCAATTCGATTTCACGGGCGATGGTGACGCCGTCGTTGGTGATCGTGGGAGCGCCCCACTTCTTGTCCAGCACGACGTTGCGGCCGCGCGGGCCAAGCGTCACCTTGACCGTGTTGGCGAGCTTGTCGATGCCGGCTTCGAGCGACCGGCGGGCAGCGTCGTTAAACGCAAGCTGCTTTGCCATGGTTTTGTCCTTTCAAGACAGAAACCCCGCGCGCTGTTCCGGTCTGAGACGGAACAGCAGCGCGGGGATCCAAGAGTTACTTAACTACGATCGCCAGAACGTCGCGGGCGGACAGCACGAGGTACTCGGTGCCGCCGGTCTTGACTTCGGTTCCGCCGTACTTGGAGTAGATAACAACATCGCCAACGGCGACGTCGACCGGAACGCGGTTACCGTCCTCGAAGCGGCCGGGGCCTACTGCGACAACTTCGCCTTCCTGCGGCTTTTCCTGCGCGGAGTCCGGGATGACCAGGCCGGAAGCCGTGGTCTGCTCGGCTTCGAGCGGGCGGACAACAATACGATCCTCAAGAGGCTTAATAGAGACCGACACTCGGACCTCTCCTTCTTCGTCAGCAAATTCATGGACTGGAAAACTGCTGCGCCTCAGCGTGCAAACCGTCGTCGCGGTGCCGGCAGCAGCATGGCTGGCAGTTCTCCATGTGTTAGCACCCTCCTAGGGAGAGTGCTAATGATGACTCTATGTAAGTGGTTAGCACTCGGTCAAGGCGAGTGCCAGAATTTGTTCCCGGGCGACCGGTTAGCGTCCGGCCAGAT
This genomic window from Arthrobacter sp. 24S4-2 contains:
- a CDS encoding acyltransferase family protein — its product is MTTTPTTETTSTARTSPEGPSPEPRTATGANKAAKKGYRPEVQGLRALAVLMVVTYHVWLGRVSGGVDIFLLISAFLLTLSFVRKVEGGGPLRLVSHWLHLFKRLLPAAVVVILGVLIGTWAILPQSRWPEVLDQAWASLLYRQNWLLADSAVDYYAQDHSGASPLQHFWSLSIQGQVFILWPLVFAGVAVLHRAVRRRTAVSYRLLLAVAFGAIFVTSLVYSIDQTATNQAYAYFDTRTRLWEFALGSLLALALPYLKPGRAFRVILGWAGVAAMISCGLLLTVDRSFPGFAALWPTLAAAAIIVAGQSGSRFGVDRILSAKPLVALGDNSYALYLWHWPVLVLVLAGTGVASPNLVQGLAVVAASVVMAVLTTRFVEKPLRDWHWPQRRTWRNAVVIVACGALLAGPVSLWQTKLTADEAAVAAQPRELTPGAAALAPENVGKPTPEAKIIPAPAAMKNEWADIDGLCIDGNVPSDPLLSGCLQNSKPDVVTKRIVVLGDSHAQQYMAALGPVAKEHGWEVVTLLKGNCRYGAESAERDAECNAFNKASAQYVLEHKPDAVFTVASLTHEDAPFETEVPGYLEGIKPFTDAGMDVVGVRDNPRFAFNMPECVQKKGADAAACNPPLSESLAGSSPLDEYRGKVDGLHLMDLSDFICTDGICPAVVGNVYVYKDDNHLTKTYVQSMIPMFEQRLLGATGWT
- a CDS encoding acyltransferase family protein, which produces MSLARALASPRRSGAGVQASRKSKFRPEIQGLRSLAVLMVVTYHVWFGRVSGGVDVFLLISAFLMTLQFVGRYEQGRPMALFKHWLHLFRRLLPGAVTVIIAVLAASFVFLPRTRWLDVIDQGWASLFYAENRLLQLQATDYYATDHSLASPFQHFWSLSIQGQVFILWPLIFAAAALIAKRYRLHYRILLSYIFAGIFLVSLVYSIIFTLTNQAQAYFDTGARLWEFALGTLVALLLPGLRIPRTGRIVLGWLGVVAMLSCGILLNVQAAFPGIAALWPTLAAACVIAAGQTGSRFGVDRILSAGPLVRLGDNSYALYLWHWPILVISLAATGRDHAGPLSGTVIIVVSMGLAYLTTRFVEKPWREWKWPEVNRRRAIIAVAAAVATASVPLAGWQFQINSATAAAASQAWANNPGARVLDPAYVDGADKSAPLLPSLTTVAEEWPQYQGGCTADEKKLTNVCTNGKSDAGKTLVIIGSSHAHVWATPILTLADKYNWKVEAITKGYCPVTDAAAPELSEGCLDFNKETLKKVLDMKPDLVVTTSTRTDPNPNKTEFMDPAWVPEIKKINDAGIPVVALRDTPRMPSAVPDCLEDNPDNYAACAAKTADSYLPESPDAAIAGQVPGTKFLDFSRFFCQGETCPAVIGNVIVYKDDNHVTRTYMDSITPYFEKEFLAATGWNN
- a CDS encoding DUF389 domain-containing protein produces the protein MIVQVRICIPAELSDLVVESCTQQTGTAEVAVHKGASVQPPGDVVVVHVARESVEELLEKLHVLKAQELGSIAITMPELVLSRRADLAEAAAPGDGADAMIWDEVTGRTGEDARLTWSYLAFLVLATQLAAIGIVTDSTIAIVGAMAVGPEFGPLAALAVALAQRKWKLGRSAALALGVGFPVAMLLAALTAWLSVPLGLFPANTLDTGSAVEFIYHPGPYSLIVAVLAGAAGMLSMISRRSAALIGVFISVTTVPAAGFVAVALVLGEYQKAAGSAIQLLLNLVGIVAAAVAVLVFYRVISRRLPESMARRLRSQALRAQS
- a CDS encoding flavin-containing monooxygenase; amino-acid sequence: MNTRNDGGSGEMLDTLVIGGGQAGLAMGHYLKRQGRKFLILDANPRIGDAWRQRWDTLRLFTPAKYDGLPGMRFPGDGLSFPTKDELADYLEAYAAVFDLPVRTGIRVERLWHEQGRYVAASDGRRWEAGTVVVATGSTQASKLPDFASGLAPSITQLHSSEYRNPGQLQNGAVLVVGLGNSGAEIALEVSRTHPTVVAGKPSGELPVRHGRAAARFVLPLVRFLGLHVLTLDTPFGRKAAPHVLAHANPLIRTKSKDLAAAGVEFVPRVTGVMDGKPLVAASPWMCPM
- a CDS encoding response regulator transcription factor produces the protein MASSEAGLDRGRSAFEEHRWTEAFEHFLDADRRGGLPPPDLERLATAEILTGKTAAGIDTLTRAHEEYLVIGDVASAARCAGWLGMHLMDTGGIARSAGWFARAGRLVDELNEPCAVEGLLLIPTALGMLFGGDPAGALQVFGQAFAIAERFQDRDIISLSLLGTGQATLMLGDANAGLRLFDEVMVAVTAGELSPVPSGIIYCAVIGNCHLAFDLRRALEWTAALDRWCGGRPDMVLFSGQCQAHRAELYRLHGAWSEAAGAAKAAQALSAAGDYEALYGGYYQQGEVERLRGEFAAAEESYRQAGHSGYEPQPGLALLKLALGDTAAAQTLVRRAADAADLATRRHLLPALVEIELAAGDIAAARRSADELALAVQDYATPMVEAASHQADGAVLVAEGEPVRAQHVLRRAWTLWRELGVPFEAARCRALVGQACRASGDDNSAVMDFEAAQAEFLALGAAPAAAWAASLQHAQAPGRPATPLTPRELEVLRLVAAGKANRVIAGELYLSEKTVARHISNIFLKLGLQSRVAATRYAYEHGLTG
- the groL gene encoding chaperonin GroEL (60 kDa chaperone family; promotes refolding of misfolded polypeptides especially under stressful conditions; forms two stacked rings of heptamers to form a barrel-shaped 14mer; ends can be capped by GroES; misfolded proteins enter the barrel where they are refolded when GroES binds); this translates as MAKQLAFNDAARRSLEAGIDKLANTVKVTLGPRGRNVVLDKKWGAPTITNDGVTIAREIELDDPYENLGAQLAKEVATKTNDVAGDGTTTATVLAQALVKEGLRNVAAGAAPGQIKRGIEVSVEAVAARLLENARPVEGTQVANVAAISAQSDEIGELLAEAFGKVGKDGVITIEESSTTQTELVLTEGMQFDKGYLSPYFVTDAERQEAVLEDALILINQGKISSIQDFLPLLEKALQSSKPLFIIAEDVEGEALSTLIVNRIRGTLNVVAVKAPGFGDRRKAMLQDIATLTGAQVVSPELGLSLDSVGLEVLGTARRITVTKDNTTIVDGAGSAEDVAARVAQLRAEVTRTDSDWDKEKLQERLAKLAGGIGVIKVGAATEVELKEKKHRIEDAVSSTRAALEEGIVAGGGSALIHALKALDEDPSVTALEGDAAAAVGIVRRALVQPLRWIAQNAGFDGYVVAAKVAESAVNQGFNAKTGDYEDLIAAGVIDPVKVTRAALRNAASIAALVLTTETLVVEKPADEDEHAGHKH
- the groES gene encoding co-chaperone GroES, which translates into the protein MSVSIKPLEDRIVVRPLEAEQTTASGLVIPDSAQEKPQEGEVVAVGPGRFEDGNRVPVDVAVGDVVIYSKYGGTEVKTGGTEYLVLSARDVLAIVVK